From Acidimicrobiia bacterium, the proteins below share one genomic window:
- a CDS encoding cupredoxin domain-containing protein, protein MSRKRWSAIAIVLAMVAAACGGDAVATDPGEVTFDIELIEIKGGTDGIDPPDVDPASISLGYRYKAPGTVDPANPAKWEVSTYLFSPGAMSVVEGESVTLRMFGVNGDEHDVWVQAPDGTVSVEAFTVNRGREYSVTFEASQAGHYKLWCTTHGPTMTADILSVGG, encoded by the coding sequence ATGTCACGGAAACGCTGGTCGGCGATAGCGATAGTGCTCGCGATGGTTGCGGCGGCGTGCGGGGGTGACGCCGTAGCGACCGACCCGGGCGAGGTCACTTTCGACATCGAACTTATCGAGATCAAGGGCGGCACCGACGGGATTGACCCACCGGATGTGGACCCCGCTTCGATCTCGTTGGGATACCGCTACAAGGCCCCGGGAACCGTCGACCCCGCAAACCCTGCCAAGTGGGAGGTGTCGACCTACCTGTTCAGCCCGGGAGCCATGTCGGTCGTCGAGGGCGAATCGGTGACGCTCCGAATGTTCGGCGTCAACGGTGACGAGCACGATGTCTGGGTACAAGCACCCGACGGCACTGTCTCGGTCGAGGCGTTCACCGTCAACCGTGGCAGGGAGTACTCGGTCACCTTCGAAGCCAGCCAGGCGGGGCACTACAAGTTGTGGTGCACCACGCACGGCCCGACGATGACGGCCGACATCCTGTCCGTCGGAGGTTGA
- a CDS encoding DUF2269 family protein → METVTRYEFFKFMHVAGAIVWLGAGVGLTVLWRGLTKAKEADAIRAIGTQNKALSAKVFGPAVLVTLAFGVAMVFDTPTFDFSDLFIILGFVGIGFSGAMNGAVADPATKRLVAAIESDGFDSPAAAAARAKVRLAGNLELLVLFAVVLAMVVKPGV, encoded by the coding sequence ATGGAGACTGTGACCCGCTACGAGTTCTTCAAGTTCATGCATGTGGCCGGCGCCATTGTGTGGCTGGGCGCCGGTGTCGGCCTCACCGTCTTGTGGCGCGGTTTGACCAAGGCCAAAGAGGCCGACGCGATCCGTGCGATCGGCACCCAGAACAAGGCTTTGAGCGCGAAGGTGTTCGGCCCGGCGGTGCTGGTGACCCTGGCCTTCGGGGTCGCCATGGTGTTCGACACCCCGACATTCGACTTCTCCGACCTATTCATCATCCTGGGCTTCGTCGGAATTGGCTTCTCGGGGGCGATGAACGGTGCCGTTGCCGACCCTGCGACCAAGCGGCTGGTGGCAGCGATCGAATCGGACGGCTTCGATTCCCCGGCGGCGGCTGCTGCGCGCGCGAAGGTCAGACTTGCGGGCAACCTCGAACTACTGGTGCTATTCGCAGTGGTGCTGGCGATGGTGGTCAAGCCGGGCGTCTAG
- the chrA gene encoding chromate efflux transporter: protein MHEGDSSHGIGFGEATRVWVSVALNSFGGPIGQIAVMHRLLVEERQWFSERRFLHSLNYCMLLPGPEAQQLATYLGWTLHGTRGGLVAGVLFILPGFVAILALSVLYAGFGDTAWVEAVFYGIKPAVIAIVAGALVRISSRALQNRLMYGVAAAAFVSIFFFDIPFPVIILVAGLLGHLGGRLNLRPFDLDTGQLVEGTGQAPARVSDAAPARPRIARTLKTAAIGLLLWLTPVAILILWTGRDSIWSQQGLFFSNAAVVTFGGAYAVLAYIAQQAVEAYQWLLPGEMVDGLGMAETTPGPLIQVVQFVGFMGAYRADLGIDPMLAGVLGALLTTWVTFVPCFLWIFLGAPYIERLRGNRPINAALSTITAAVVGVMLNLAVWFALHVVFGTVDELRHGLGLRLYRPELATFDIAAAVLALAGLYAVFRLKWSVTRTLAASALAGFTAHLLIVG, encoded by the coding sequence CTGCACGAGGGTGATTCGAGCCACGGGATAGGCTTCGGCGAGGCCACCCGGGTGTGGGTATCTGTCGCCCTCAACAGCTTCGGTGGGCCCATTGGCCAGATCGCCGTGATGCACCGCCTCCTGGTCGAGGAGCGGCAATGGTTCTCCGAACGGCGATTCCTCCACTCGCTCAACTACTGCATGCTGCTTCCCGGTCCGGAGGCCCAGCAGCTGGCCACCTACCTGGGGTGGACCCTCCACGGAACCAGGGGCGGGCTGGTGGCCGGGGTCCTCTTCATCCTTCCCGGGTTCGTGGCGATCCTCGCGCTCAGCGTCCTCTATGCCGGGTTCGGGGACACCGCCTGGGTGGAGGCGGTCTTCTACGGCATCAAGCCGGCGGTGATCGCCATCGTCGCCGGGGCGCTCGTGCGGATCTCATCGCGGGCACTCCAGAACCGGCTGATGTATGGAGTCGCCGCCGCGGCGTTCGTCAGCATCTTCTTCTTCGACATCCCCTTTCCCGTGATCATCCTCGTCGCGGGCTTGCTCGGACACCTGGGCGGCCGGCTCAACCTGCGACCCTTCGACCTCGACACCGGCCAGCTTGTCGAGGGCACGGGCCAGGCCCCGGCCCGGGTCTCGGATGCCGCTCCAGCCAGACCGAGGATCGCTCGAACTCTCAAGACGGCGGCGATCGGCCTCCTCCTCTGGCTCACCCCCGTGGCGATCCTGATCCTGTGGACCGGTCGAGACAGCATCTGGTCACAGCAGGGCCTGTTCTTCTCCAACGCCGCGGTGGTCACCTTCGGAGGGGCCTACGCGGTGCTGGCGTACATCGCCCAGCAGGCGGTGGAGGCGTATCAGTGGCTGCTTCCTGGCGAGATGGTCGATGGGCTGGGGATGGCCGAGACCACGCCGGGACCGCTGATCCAGGTGGTCCAGTTCGTAGGCTTCATGGGCGCCTACCGGGCGGACCTCGGGATCGACCCGATGTTGGCCGGAGTGCTGGGCGCCCTGCTCACCACCTGGGTCACCTTCGTCCCTTGCTTCCTGTGGATCTTCCTGGGTGCGCCATACATCGAGCGGCTCAGGGGCAACCGGCCGATCAATGCGGCGCTCAGCACCATCACGGCCGCGGTCGTTGGAGTGATGCTCAATTTGGCAGTCTGGTTCGCCCTGCACGTCGTCTTCGGGACCGTGGACGAGTTGCGGCACGGTCTGGGGTTGCGCCTATACAGGCCCGAATTGGCGACCTTCGATATCGCCGCCGCGGTCCTCGCGCTGGCCGGGCTCTACGCGGTGTTCCGGCTGAAGTGGTCGGTGACGCGGACGTTGGCCGCGTCGGCGCTCGCCGGGTTCACAGCACATCTGCTCATCGTGGGCTGA
- a CDS encoding SGNH/GDSL hydrolase family protein has translation MRFAAVLILLAACSPAPPAGGEARLLALGDSYTIGEGVDPADRWPVLLARRLGDEGITVHGPVIVARTGWTVAELEAGIDQAAPVGPFDLVTLQIGVNDQFRGYGVEGFRGEFGALLERAIGFAGGEPGRVVVLSIPDWGVTPFAAGQDRGGIAAEIDAFNRVVAEEAARQGAAFVDVTPISRRADDDPALLAGDGLHPSAAMYALWVELVLPVALEIVG, from the coding sequence ATGAGGTTCGCCGCCGTGCTAATCCTGCTCGCCGCCTGTTCCCCGGCGCCGCCGGCTGGCGGCGAGGCCCGGTTGCTCGCCCTGGGCGACTCCTACACCATCGGGGAAGGGGTCGACCCGGCCGACCGCTGGCCGGTGCTCCTCGCCCGACGGCTCGGCGATGAGGGAATCACCGTCCACGGTCCGGTCATCGTCGCCCGCACCGGATGGACGGTGGCCGAGTTGGAGGCGGGGATCGACCAGGCCGCTCCCGTCGGTCCCTTCGATCTGGTCACGCTCCAGATCGGGGTCAACGACCAGTTCCGCGGCTACGGCGTGGAGGGGTTCCGCGGTGAGTTCGGGGCGCTGCTCGAACGGGCGATCGGGTTCGCCGGCGGGGAGCCGGGCCGGGTGGTCGTGCTGTCGATCCCCGACTGGGGGGTCACCCCCTTTGCCGCGGGGCAGGACCGCGGCGGGATCGCCGCCGAGATCGACGCCTTCAACCGGGTGGTGGCGGAGGAGGCGGCGCGGCAGGGTGCGGCGTTTGTCGACGTGACCCCGATCTCGCGTCGCGCCGACGACGACCCGGCGCTCCTCGCCGGGGACGGGCTGCACCCATCGGCGGCGATGTACGCGCTTTGGGTGGAGTTGGTGCTGCCGGTGGCTCTCGAGATCGTCGGATGA
- a CDS encoding aminotransferase class V-fold PLP-dependent enzyme — protein sequence MTTRAEFEVRDAADPLAAARNRFVVTDGLVYLDGNSLGLMPRGVPDRADAILDQWSLRLIRGWMEEGWWELPLRLGDRIGRLIGAEPGRVVVCDTTTTNLYKALLAAATLQPGRTAVVIEEGAFPTDRYVAASVAHLIGGRVRVIPRGQSVDNLLDEEVAAVVMNHVDFRTAEIVDMGSITETIHASGALAIWDLSHSAGVLPISLDRWGVDLAVGCTYKYLNGGPGAPAYLYVNGAHLERAATRSPAGSVTPTRSSWKPTIAPLPASAGSSPAPSRSSRCRSSTPPSTPTTASTSPRCGPRASPSPGCSSTW from the coding sequence GTGACGACCCGCGCCGAGTTCGAGGTTCGCGACGCCGCCGACCCGCTGGCGGCGGCGCGTAACCGGTTTGTGGTGACCGATGGCCTCGTGTATCTGGACGGAAACTCCCTGGGGTTGATGCCGCGCGGAGTTCCCGACCGGGCCGACGCCATCCTCGACCAGTGGTCCCTTCGGCTCATCCGGGGCTGGATGGAGGAGGGGTGGTGGGAGCTGCCTTTACGGCTCGGTGACCGGATCGGCCGGCTGATCGGAGCAGAGCCCGGCCGGGTGGTGGTGTGCGACACCACCACCACCAACCTCTACAAGGCGCTCCTGGCCGCGGCCACCCTCCAACCGGGCCGCACCGCCGTCGTCATCGAGGAGGGGGCGTTCCCCACCGACCGCTATGTGGCCGCGAGCGTCGCCCACCTCATCGGAGGCCGGGTCCGGGTGATTCCCCGGGGCCAATCCGTGGACAACCTCCTCGATGAGGAGGTGGCGGCGGTGGTGATGAACCACGTCGACTTCCGTACGGCCGAGATCGTCGACATGGGGTCCATCACCGAGACGATCCACGCCTCCGGGGCGCTGGCGATCTGGGATCTCTCCCACAGCGCCGGGGTGCTTCCGATCTCACTCGACCGGTGGGGCGTCGACCTCGCCGTCGGATGCACCTACAAGTACCTCAACGGCGGACCGGGGGCGCCCGCCTACCTGTACGTCAACGGGGCACATCTTGAGCGAGCCGCGACCCGATCCCCGGCTGGATCGGTCACGCCGACCCGTTCCTCATGGAAGCCGACTATCGCCCCGCTCCCGGCATCCGCCGGTTCATCACCGGCACCCAGCCGATCGTCTCGATGTCGATCCTCGACGCCGCCCTCGACGCCTACGACGGCATCGACATCGCCGCGGTGCGGGCCAAGAGCATCGCCCTCACCGGGCTGTTCATCGACCTGGTAG
- a CDS encoding peptidoglycan-binding domain-containing protein, which produces MKSTVLLLTLALVAASCGGTTADTTTTTEATTTTAITVPATTTSTGPTTTTTTLPPSPVLATEGDDNEIVAAFQFLLNCGGYGELTVDGEFGAGTTTAVTEAQEALGFDPTGEPTENFFIALNQLCPQTRAVEFGEDEIAVRVFGHTSALDPENFSIPLIFGSTLMVTLVSGDGAIATVWDAQGTPLESEDGTTFLIEETGDYRIEVSTADDPTVFTIEVEVTSIAEAGEWIITTDGISHDDTEFLLGTAAGPMITKIFEFLGHGVRSDFDEFDTGWDAAGQEGFRGIFIEGLAFLFTGPNAENPGRPEVFARVRYVGPSFDADGEPRPAGFVQTLSGITVGHTLEDLIDTYGSSVRSGSNSEEHYYRYGAADGSEVCFYFGEDEPDDDDQILEISTECRG; this is translated from the coding sequence ATGAAGAGCACCGTTCTTCTCCTGACACTCGCCCTGGTCGCCGCCTCATGTGGCGGTACGACCGCCGACACCACCACTACCACCGAGGCGACAACCACCACCGCCATCACGGTGCCGGCGACCACCACCTCCACCGGACCGACGACCACGACCACCACTCTGCCTCCGTCGCCGGTGCTGGCGACCGAGGGTGACGACAACGAGATCGTCGCCGCCTTCCAGTTCCTCCTCAACTGCGGGGGTTATGGGGAGCTGACGGTCGACGGCGAGTTCGGTGCGGGGACCACCACCGCGGTCACGGAGGCTCAGGAGGCGCTGGGATTCGACCCGACCGGCGAACCGACGGAGAACTTCTTCATCGCCCTCAACCAGTTGTGTCCCCAGACCCGTGCCGTCGAATTCGGCGAGGACGAGATCGCGGTGCGAGTGTTCGGCCACACCTCGGCGCTCGACCCGGAGAACTTCTCCATCCCGCTGATCTTCGGCAGCACGCTGATGGTGACACTGGTCTCCGGTGACGGCGCGATCGCCACGGTGTGGGATGCGCAAGGGACGCCCCTCGAGTCGGAGGACGGAACCACCTTCCTGATCGAGGAAACCGGTGACTACCGAATCGAGGTGAGCACCGCCGACGACCCGACCGTGTTCACCATCGAAGTCGAGGTCACTTCGATCGCCGAGGCCGGCGAGTGGATCATCACCACCGACGGGATCTCCCACGATGACACCGAGTTCCTCCTCGGCACCGCCGCCGGGCCGATGATCACCAAGATCTTCGAATTCCTCGGCCACGGAGTGCGAAGCGACTTCGACGAGTTCGACACCGGATGGGACGCCGCCGGACAGGAAGGTTTCCGGGGGATCTTCATCGAAGGCCTCGCCTTCCTCTTCACCGGCCCCAACGCCGAGAACCCGGGGCGCCCGGAAGTCTTCGCCCGGGTGAGGTATGTCGGCCCCTCCTTCGACGCCGATGGCGAGCCCAGGCCGGCCGGGTTCGTCCAGACCCTGTCCGGAATCACGGTGGGCCACACGCTCGAAGACCTGATCGACACCTACGGGTCGTCAGTGCGGTCCGGCAGCAACAGCGAAGAGCACTACTACCGCTACGGCGCCGCCGACGGTTCAGAAGTCTGCTTCTACTTCGGCGAAGACGAGCCGGATGATGACGACCAGATCCTCGAGATCTCTACGGAGTGCCGGGGGTAG
- a CDS encoding ATP-binding protein yields the protein MSEAFWEQGDTVDRVPVHISMRIIELFSEGLYASPNKALEELVANAFDAGATRTHVALSVDLSADDALIVVIDNGVGMDAAGLKKHWIIGESDKRTTADSRKRAPIGKFGIGKLATFVLASRLTHISKAGGKYWSTSMDFSTLPTGKGAETDQVDLDLRELTLTEAKAAVSQILETAGLGMKSVPLFGRGADESWTVAVMSDLKPMATEITIGRLGWVLRTGMPLRDDFVLVLNGTELTPAKGSKHRIARLRLGDDVKSVPKPATDDYEVSVDKKRGADDGRFGLVGAQLGRVTGYLEVYENPIDTGKAWERSNGFFVYVRGRLINGADPGFGLDRNLLRHGTFSRMRAVVHMDRLDDELRSSRESVREGPTLFEARHFLHGLFNLARNTLTGFEEEHDPSRRVGDRFAAGPASLTVAPILRLAAAAIRGDAVPLLLEVALPAGVSADDFITDLNRAAEEAGGILRGTSLTDLGPRSGIARLNLSEGLLQINLAHPFVASFVDDFSDPKRSLPLELLAMAEVVLEAQLFDQGMSTADAREVLRQRDDTLRVLAREHAEPNAITIAQELLDSVSDKAALETAVVACFDSLGFEAVHVGGKEKPDGYADAHLGVESDLSKAAYRVTLEAKSKERPGAKAASKAVGVSAIERHMTDFGAKHCVVVAPDFEKGVLSKEITAVREKTGRSITLVRAIDLARLVRLAPRKGINLSDLEELFECSTSDEVSEFVDSIEKLPDRTNTFRTILEAIWQEQQEQPDAAVHYSALRVALRKSANIKLSDDEVKSACMALSAMAPTHVFARTDRVELSIRPDKVLAAIAAYIAA from the coding sequence TTGAGCGAAGCATTCTGGGAGCAGGGCGATACGGTCGATCGTGTCCCCGTCCACATCAGCATGCGGATCATCGAGCTCTTTTCAGAGGGCTTGTACGCCAGTCCGAACAAGGCACTTGAGGAGTTGGTCGCTAACGCGTTCGATGCGGGGGCGACCAGGACTCACGTTGCACTCTCTGTGGACCTCTCGGCTGACGATGCGCTTATCGTCGTCATCGACAACGGCGTAGGCATGGACGCGGCCGGTCTGAAGAAGCACTGGATCATCGGTGAGAGCGACAAGCGCACGACAGCGGATTCTCGCAAACGAGCTCCGATCGGGAAATTCGGAATCGGGAAGCTCGCAACATTCGTACTTGCTAGTCGCCTGACACATATCTCAAAGGCTGGCGGGAAGTACTGGTCAACCAGCATGGACTTCTCGACCCTCCCTACCGGGAAAGGGGCTGAGACCGACCAAGTCGACCTCGACCTCCGAGAGCTTACGCTTACCGAGGCGAAGGCTGCCGTCTCCCAAATTCTCGAGACCGCCGGGCTAGGCATGAAGAGCGTTCCCCTTTTCGGTCGTGGCGCGGACGAGTCGTGGACTGTCGCCGTTATGTCCGACCTGAAACCGATGGCGACGGAGATCACCATCGGGCGCCTCGGCTGGGTGCTAAGAACTGGAATGCCGCTCCGCGATGATTTCGTGTTGGTGCTCAATGGCACCGAGTTGACACCAGCAAAGGGTTCGAAGCATCGGATCGCGCGCCTCAGGCTCGGGGATGACGTCAAGTCAGTCCCGAAACCGGCAACCGACGACTACGAAGTCTCGGTTGATAAGAAACGCGGAGCGGACGACGGGCGATTCGGCCTCGTGGGTGCTCAACTCGGGCGAGTTACCGGCTACCTCGAGGTTTACGAGAATCCCATTGATACTGGGAAGGCGTGGGAACGATCGAATGGCTTCTTTGTGTATGTGCGAGGACGGCTGATCAACGGCGCAGATCCGGGATTCGGACTCGACCGAAACCTGCTTCGACACGGTACGTTTTCTCGGATGCGAGCCGTCGTCCACATGGACCGCCTTGACGACGAATTGCGCTCCTCGCGCGAGTCTGTTCGCGAGGGACCCACCCTTTTCGAAGCCCGCCACTTCCTCCACGGACTCTTCAACCTCGCCCGCAACACCTTGACCGGTTTTGAGGAAGAGCATGACCCGAGTAGACGTGTCGGCGACCGATTCGCCGCGGGACCTGCAAGTCTGACAGTCGCGCCGATACTTCGACTAGCAGCCGCAGCGATCCGAGGAGATGCAGTGCCGCTTCTCCTTGAAGTCGCGCTGCCAGCTGGGGTCTCCGCAGATGACTTCATCACCGACTTGAACAGGGCGGCCGAGGAGGCCGGTGGAATCCTCCGGGGGACTTCGCTAACGGACCTTGGCCCCAGATCGGGTATCGCTCGCCTCAACCTCAGCGAGGGATTACTTCAGATCAATCTGGCTCACCCTTTTGTTGCCAGCTTCGTAGATGACTTCTCGGATCCAAAGAGGAGTCTCCCACTAGAGCTACTGGCGATGGCCGAAGTCGTGCTCGAAGCGCAACTTTTCGACCAAGGGATGTCGACCGCCGACGCCCGTGAAGTACTCCGACAAAGGGATGACACCCTACGTGTTCTTGCGAGAGAACACGCTGAGCCGAATGCGATCACGATTGCCCAAGAGCTCTTGGATAGCGTATCGGACAAGGCAGCGCTTGAGACGGCTGTAGTCGCCTGCTTCGACTCGCTCGGATTCGAGGCTGTCCATGTGGGTGGGAAGGAAAAGCCCGACGGGTACGCCGATGCCCACCTCGGGGTTGAGAGCGATCTCAGCAAGGCGGCCTATAGGGTCACACTCGAGGCGAAGAGCAAGGAGCGGCCCGGGGCGAAAGCCGCTTCGAAGGCAGTCGGGGTGTCAGCCATTGAACGCCACATGACCGACTTCGGGGCAAAACACTGTGTTGTCGTCGCTCCCGACTTCGAGAAGGGCGTATTGAGCAAGGAGATCACTGCGGTTCGCGAGAAGACCGGTAGGTCCATAACCCTGGTGCGAGCGATCGACCTAGCCCGCCTCGTGCGCTTGGCGCCTCGCAAGGGGATCAACCTCTCGGACCTCGAGGAGCTCTTCGAGTGTTCAACGTCTGATGAAGTGTCGGAGTTCGTAGACAGCATCGAGAAGCTGCCGGACCGCACGAATACCTTCAGGACGATCCTCGAGGCAATCTGGCAGGAGCAACAGGAACAGCCGGACGCCGCGGTTCACTACTCGGCGCTTCGAGTAGCACTGCGGAAGTCGGCGAACATCAAACTGAGCGACGATGAAGTGAAGTCCGCGTGCATGGCGCTCTCGGCCATGGCGCCGACACACGTCTTCGCCCGTACCGATCGCGTGGAACTAAGCATCCGACCCGATAAGGTTCTTGCCGCGATCGCCGCGTACATAGCAGCATGA
- a CDS encoding DNA methyltransferase, whose product MTYLHPFPARMAPELAAAAIDHLEGPRQRVLDPMCGSGTTLLAARRAGHHAIGLDLDPHAVMLSKGLLTSYESNLLRDASEEVLQLARSIKGRITQGTAYPESSDFATREFLRYWFDPATRIQLTALIRVIDEQPRDELWRLLRIAFSRMIIVKENGVSLAMDVAHSRPHRTYDKSPTHPFDLWPVSIATVARAIEVSRVPDDHPLASVMLGDARATGLPDSSIDAIVTSPPYLNGIDYIRASKFALVWFGHNVGELRELRASLVGAERGLAASELSGLVAEFDDAHWYRELPSRQRGLVHRYLADMRSVLAESARVLKLGATAVLVVGDSRHRGVTIPNSEILQRLASLAGFKIIKKVARPLPTKHRYLPPPQSTATSDLDRRLSSEWVLTFKKTSGCSPSRR is encoded by the coding sequence ATGACCTATCTGCACCCGTTTCCGGCGCGGATGGCCCCCGAATTGGCAGCGGCAGCCATCGACCACCTTGAAGGCCCCAGGCAGCGGGTCCTAGACCCGATGTGTGGCTCTGGAACGACACTGCTTGCAGCGCGCAGGGCTGGCCACCATGCGATCGGTCTGGACCTTGATCCACACGCCGTGATGCTGTCGAAGGGCCTCCTGACGAGCTACGAATCGAACCTCCTCCGCGACGCCAGCGAAGAGGTCCTCCAACTCGCAAGAAGCATCAAAGGCCGGATTACGCAAGGGACCGCGTATCCCGAAAGCTCGGATTTCGCCACGCGCGAGTTTCTCCGGTATTGGTTCGACCCGGCGACGCGTATCCAACTCACAGCACTGATACGGGTAATCGACGAGCAGCCTCGCGACGAGCTTTGGAGGCTCCTACGAATCGCATTCTCGCGAATGATCATCGTTAAAGAGAATGGCGTGTCACTGGCGATGGACGTCGCTCATAGTCGCCCGCATCGAACTTACGACAAGTCCCCAACTCACCCTTTTGACCTGTGGCCAGTCTCGATCGCGACGGTAGCGCGAGCCATCGAGGTATCCCGAGTCCCGGACGATCACCCGTTGGCGTCTGTCATGTTGGGCGACGCGCGGGCGACCGGCCTCCCCGACTCGTCGATCGATGCAATCGTCACCTCACCCCCATACCTCAACGGAATCGACTACATCCGGGCTTCCAAGTTTGCTCTCGTGTGGTTTGGGCACAACGTGGGTGAACTGCGCGAGTTGCGAGCGTCGTTGGTGGGAGCAGAGAGAGGACTGGCAGCCAGCGAACTCAGCGGCCTGGTCGCTGAGTTTGACGACGCCCATTGGTATCGCGAGCTCCCAAGTCGGCAACGGGGTCTGGTGCACCGGTACCTGGCGGATATGAGAAGCGTACTTGCAGAGTCGGCGAGGGTATTGAAGCTTGGGGCGACAGCCGTGCTCGTTGTTGGAGACTCAAGGCACCGGGGAGTCACAATCCCCAACAGCGAGATCCTTCAGCGTCTGGCGAGTCTTGCTGGCTTCAAGATCATCAAGAAAGTAGCGAGGCCCCTTCCGACGAAACACCGATACCTCCCACCGCCGCAGTCAACGGCGACGTCCGACCTGGATCGGCGACTGTCTTCCGAGTGGGTGCTCACTTTCAAGAAGACGAGTGGGTGCTCACCTTCAAGAAGATAG